The genomic stretch GCCTTGATGTCCGCCGGTGTGTCACCATATTCGCCACGAATGTCCTGGCCCCGAGTAAGCTCTTGTCGTTCAGGGGAAAACTGGTAATATATTATTCAGGACTGATCGGGGGAACCTGTTGGGAAATGTGGATGCAATGATGCGAAGGTATGCGATGAGGCTCAGGCCTTTCACAAGGATGCGCAGGGGCCTGGGTCTGCTCTGGCAGGCCCTGGTAAAATTCTATGGGGACAACGGTTTTTTCCTGTCTTCGGGGATCACCTTCAATATCCTCATCACCCTGATCCCGTTTATTATTCTTCTGCTGGCAGTTGTTGGAACCTATCTCTACAATGACCAGGACGTGCTCGACCATGTGCGTGCCTATTTGAGGAATGTGGCGCCGACAATGGATCCCAGGATCATGAGCAACCTCATGGATGTCATCCAAAGACGTCAGGCCATAGGGATTCTCGGGTTTGGGGGATTGATCTGGTTTTCAACGTGGGTCTTCACGTCCATTCGGATAGCTCTCAACATCGTGTTTCGGGCAGGAAAACCTCGAAATATCATACGGGCGCTGGGTGTTGATCTTTTGATGGTCGGCGCCGTGGGAACCCTGTTCCTTCTGAACATGGTCCTGAGTTCTGTTTTCACCGTTCTCCAGGGTTATCAAGGGAGGATCCTCGCGGTCGCGGGGCCCGCGATCCAATGGACGCTGAAATACCTGCTCCCCTTCTTGCTGACCTATGCTGTGTTCTGTCTGGTTTACAAGGTTATTCCGAACAAAACGGTATACTTTAGATCCACCCTTAAGGTTGGTCTGTTTACCAGCGTACTCTGGGAGCTGGCGAAGCATGTTTTCGCCTGGTATGTTGCCAATTTGGCCCAGTATTCCCTTTTCTATGGTTCGCTCACCGCCGTCGCCGTTTTCGTTCTGTGGATCTACTATTCTGCGACCATCTTTCTTGTCGGAGGGGAGTTGCTCTATCTTCTGGAACAAGATCGAAGACAGGCGGAATCGGGGAAGGGACCGCCCTGAAACGTTGATGGCCGTGTCAACGGACATCGATACGCGGACCAACCGGGTGGTTGATCCGCGATACCGCAGTTCATGATCTCAGTGACCCCCGAAAGGTTTTCCCCGTGAGGTTTAGGCCTTCTGAGCGAAAGCACCCAGTTCTCTTGCCATCCTCTTCAGGGAGTCGGTCATGTCGATATAGAGGTATGAAGCCTGGGGCATGCATACGCCGGTGATCAACCGGTTCTGATGGACCATGTCGAATTCGTCTATCATCTTCGTGACCTTCTCCATGTCAGCCTCTATCTGTTTCTTCAGCACCGGGTTCTTGGTGAAGCAATAATCCTTTACATCGGTAAATTCCGCGCCGACAGCCACCATGAGCTGCTTTATCTCCGCAAGGGCTTTGTCGGTGAAGAGCACGTTGGATTCGACCTTTATTTCCATTTTGTCGAGAAGACTGTCGAGAGCCAACGCAATGCGCTGGAGATGGGGAAGCGCAACCACAAACCTCTGTTCGGCCGCGTTCTTGTCCTTACCTTCAACGAGCTTTTCTATTCCGGGAAGCCTCTCCTTGAGAGATTCCCTGAATTTTGCCCTGCTCTCCTTGAGAAGGTTGAGCTTGTGGGTCACGAAGCCCTTGTATATATTGTTTAAGATTGGTACCGTTTCCTCAAAAAGCGAACAGACCCGTTCAGTGATTTCCCGCTCTTCCATGTGTTCCCTCCTCAGCTCGATTATTTAACTGCACTGCTTGTTTTATAGCATACCAACGATCACTTGTCAGCGACATACCGCAGGGCATTGGATCGATGGTGTCGTTTGTATTTGATCCATTTCTCATGATATTGTGACTTCATGGCGAATTTGTCTCCTGCGGCACATAAAGGCATCCGTTCCTGGCGCAGCACGGTGTTGGGACCGGGCAGTATCGGCAAAAGGGCAGGGCCGCGCCTGCACGCAACAGAACGAGGCGGGATGTGACAGGAAAACAGCGTCCTCAAATAGTCTCGGCAGCGGTGATCGAGAAGGGTGGGCTTATCCTGATCGGCAAACGCAAGCGGGGGAAACGTTTTGCCGGAAACTGGGAGTTTCCGGGCGGCACACTTGAAGAGGGCGAGACGCCGGAGGAGTGTCTGAAGCGGGAGCTC from Syntrophorhabdaceae bacterium encodes the following:
- a CDS encoding YihY/virulence factor BrkB family protein yields the protein MDAMMRRYAMRLRPFTRMRRGLGLLWQALVKFYGDNGFFLSSGITFNILITLIPFIILLLAVVGTYLYNDQDVLDHVRAYLRNVAPTMDPRIMSNLMDVIQRRQAIGILGFGGLIWFSTWVFTSIRIALNIVFRAGKPRNIIRALGVDLLMVGAVGTLFLLNMVLSSVFTVLQGYQGRILAVAGPAIQWTLKYLLPFLLTYAVFCLVYKVIPNKTVYFRSTLKVGLFTSVLWELAKHVFAWYVANLAQYSLFYGSLTAVAVFVLWIYYSATIFLVGGELLYLLEQDRRQAESGKGPP